A region of Vitis riparia cultivar Riparia Gloire de Montpellier isolate 1030 chromosome 12, EGFV_Vit.rip_1.0, whole genome shotgun sequence DNA encodes the following proteins:
- the LOC117926535 gene encoding mitogen-activated protein kinase kinase kinase NPK1-like, which yields MSLDKQCLAPQPGEWVKGKMVGSGSFGTVHLAMSKATGGLFVVKSAQEGLGLKSLENEATMLEKLHSPYIVRCMGRDSFVGRQGEGRLNLFMEYMAGGSLSNVADKFGGILEEKVIRLYTREILQGLKYLHKNEIVHCDLKCQNVLLGSSGNVKLADFGCAKRLRDLKSKGASMTSWQSISGTPLWMAPEVLRNEGVTLASDIWSLGCTIIEMATGRPPWSGEVSNPMAAVMMIACSNKIPQIPTHLSKEGLDFLAKCLDRNPAKRWTAEELLSHPFVSRHLERENLRKVDFDSPKSILDVRNHEDGSDSDQPECVDGCGFFRRISFSKRHGCKGKKMNKKSRKQLVEGDLASSGNWVTVRSG from the coding sequence ATGTCCTTAGACAAGCAGTGTTTGGCTCCTCAGCCTGGTGAATGGGTGAAGGGGAAGATGGTTGGATCAGGATCTTTCGGGACCGTGCATTTGGCCATGAGCAAAGCCACTGGAGGTCTTTTTGTTGTGAAGTCTGCACAGGAGGGACTGGGTCTCAAGTCTCTAGAGAATGAGGCTACCATGCTTGAGAAACTACATTCTCCATATATTGTCCGGTGTATGGGGAGGGACTCCTTTGTTGGCAGGCAAGGGGAAGGAAGACTCAATCTCTTCATGGAGTACATGGCTGGAGGCAGTTTGAGCAATGTTGCAGACAAGTTTGGTGGGATCCTGGAGGAGAAGGTGATCCGATTGTACACGAGAGAGATTCTCCAGGGACTCAAGTACCTTCACAAGAATGAGATTGTGCATTGTGATCTCAAGTGCCAAAATGTGCTCTTGGGATCGAGTGGAAATGTCAAACTCGCAGACTTTGGATGTGCCAAGAGGCTCAGGGACCTGAAATCCAAGGGGGCTTCAATGACTTCCTGGCAATCAATTAGCGGGACTCCTCTGTGGATGGCCCCTGAAGTTTTGAGGAATGAGGGTGTGACGCTTGCTTCAGACATTTGGTCCTTAGGATGCACCATCATTGAGATGGCCACAGGAAGGCCTCCATGGAGTGGTGAGGTTTCTAACCCAATGGCTGCAGTTATGATGATAGCATGTAGCAATAAGATACCTCAGATCCCAACTCATCTTTCAAAGGAGGGGTTGGATTTTTTGGCCAAATGCCTGGATAGGAACCCAGCAAAGAGGTGGACAGCCGAGGAATTGCTTAGCCATCCCTTTGTTTCAAGGCATTTGGAGAGGGAGAATTTGAGAAAGGTAGATTTTGACTCACCCAAAAGCATCCTAGATGTCAGAAACCATGAGGATGGTTCTGACTCAGATCAACCAGAGTGTGTTGATGGATGTGGGTTTTTTCGAAGAATCTCATTCTCAAAAAGGCATGGctgcaaaggaaagaaaatgaacaaaaaatcacGAAAGCAGTTAGTAGAAGGTGACTTGGCTTCATCTGGCAATTGGGTTACTGTTAGATCAGGATGA